The Nerophis ophidion isolate RoL-2023_Sa linkage group LG09, RoL_Noph_v1.0, whole genome shotgun sequence genome contains a region encoding:
- the mrps6 gene encoding 28S ribosomal protein S6, mitochondrial, with translation MPRYELALILKVMQRAETAATLRRTVETLMERGAVVRDMENLGERLLPYRINKHDQKHRRGSYFLIDFYAAPNILTGLLDHLHRDVDVVRPTVLKNDKETSKQTCCGPQQ, from the coding sequence ATGCCTCGGTACGAACTGGCCCTTATTCTTAAAGTCATGCAACGGGCGGAGACTGCAGCTACTCTGCGTCGGACTGTGGAGACGCTGATGGAGCGGGGCGCCGTGGTGAGAGACATGGAGAACCTAGGAGAGAGACTTCTTCCATATAGGATAAACAAACACGACCAGAAACACCGTAGAGGATCCTACTTTTTGATTGACTTTTACGCCGCTCCCAACATCCTCACCGGCTTGCTCGACCACTTGCACCGGGACGTGGACGTGGTGAGGCCTACCGTGCTGAAGAATGACAAGGAGACTTCCAAACAAACATGTTGTGGACCTCAACAGTGA